The DNA window ACAAAATTAGGGTTCCGACGAAAGAGTCAAGTCATATCATGTAGGGTTGATAATTTCGCCGCCAGGGAAAGGGGGAAAACCAATTTTTATAAAGTTCTTTCTCTTGATTCCGAGAACGTCGGTTTAGCTGAAATAAAGAAGGCTTATAGAAGAATGGTTCTTGAATATCATCCCGACGTTTGCCCTCCTTCAGCAAGGGAAGAATCGACCCAGCGATTTCTCGAGCTTCAAATGGCTTACGAAACTCTTTCGGATCCGGTTTCTCGTCAAACGTATGATTATGAATTGGGCTTGGTTAATCCGGATCCGATTTCTCATCAAATGTATGATTATGAAATGGAGTTGGTTAATCCAATGGGGTTTGGATTTGGGAATTATATGACGGACGAAAGGAGACCGAACTTTCAGAGGGATGTTAAGAAACGATCTCAGAGTAGTATGCAGCGGATGAAAAATAGGTACAGGTAGAAATTaatgatgtatatatttatcatttttgtAAATCGTTTTATGTAATTGTTAAATATCGCAATTTATTAATCTCAAGTCTTTCTTATTcgtttaaaatttctaaatttcttttatGGGTTAAAACTTATCAAGTACTATaatcaaaattacaatttaaccACTACATTACAAAGCACGGCAAGTTCGGCAACATTGCATATTAgtgcaaacaaaataaaatttatataattatttatggaGTAAAAAGTTAATTTACAATTGCGAGATACTCGatcaaattcaaataataataatataccaGAAAAATTAATATCCAAAATCTATtatgaataataattaaaatattcgaATTTACTATATCTAAATTCACAAAGACGGTTCAAGTATCTACAAATATCTAAATTCGCAGTCAGTTGTCATCCCAACACTTTTAAATTCAGCTCCCTCCATACTAATGAACCAAATTTGAGTGTTAAAACGAGGGAAAAAAAGAACAAACCAAACCTAGCGAGCACAAGTATGTTAAGATCGGCAACGATTAGACAAACGCAGCCGCTTCTTTGAAAATCTCCAAGGTCCAAGTTCCATGTGAAGttcaaaaatcttaaaattttaaaacatgagTTACCTGGTTGAGTTGAAGAACTCACCCTGTAttctgtttttttatatatataaaagaaaggaATCCACAAAAGTGGTAGTCAATATGAGTATTAATTCTACAAGCATTGGTGCCCCCGTGTAATTGAATCAACTAGGAACAAAGTGAAGAGCACGCACCAAGGGCTAATGCTGCGATCCAAATCTCTGCCGTCTTTACGAATTAATACCTGCCCAAATTCAGCTATGAATCAGACCCAAAATGGCGCCAATTGTCAAAATAAAGTTCAAGATGCCAAAACAATGAAATAAATAGGCAACAAAAGGACTAAAACAATGAATCAATGGTACTTGTTCTTTGTAaactgtaattttaccaaattaaatatgTTCTTAAGCATGCTTTGCAGTTACCATCTACTTATGTTAcagaaaacatgtacaacatcGAGACAAGTACTAGAACACTTCATGTCTATTCGATAAAAGGAAGCTTCGTTAGAAGGCTTGACTAAGAAGCTGATTAA is part of the Gossypium hirsutum isolate 1008001.06 chromosome D11, Gossypium_hirsutum_v2.1, whole genome shotgun sequence genome and encodes:
- the LOC107910842 gene encoding chaperone protein dnaJ 20, chloroplastic, whose protein sequence is MEISLSTNKLVSTPTKLGFRRKSQVISCRVDNFAARERGKTNFYKVLSLDSENVGLAEIKKAYRRMVLEYHPDVCPPSAREESTQRFLELQMAYETLSDPVSRQTYDYELGLVNPDPISHQMYDYEMELVNPMGFGFGNYMTDERRPNFQRDVKKRSQSSMQRMKNRYR